The following nucleotide sequence is from Trifolium pratense cultivar HEN17-A07 linkage group LG2, ARS_RC_1.1, whole genome shotgun sequence.
GCCATAATCACATTGTTTCCAAGTGAATCGTATTTAGTAAATTTTGTTTGTATTCAAAACAAAGATACTGATGTTAGGTTTGCATTAGATTAAGGTCACctttattcttcttctttaccCACTAATCTAAATTCATTGTTTTCTTTATAATTAtgtgataataatattattattattctctaTATAGTTTAGGTAGTGGGCCATTGCCTCCATGTGCCAGCATGTGAATGTGTCTCTCTCTCAAAGGCCCACCACTCTCATCTTTCAAGCACTTAAATCTTCCCCTCACATTAATTCATCATCTTCTCATATTCCACTTTGCTTTCTATCTATAATACTTCATCTCTCATAGAAAAAAACTCCTTCATAATTTCTCTCCACCATCTTCTACTTTATCTTCTTCAAGAACTTGAGCAAGGTATGTAGTCTTAAattcttaatttaattatttttatttatcttacaATTATGTACAAATTAATTAGTTCATTTCTTCTTAGTtagaactaatatatatatatatatatatatatatatatatatatatatatatatatatatatatatatatatataaattaaacccTAGCATATGatatcatatattatatatatatcaacctcttgctaacaaacttaacctacatgtttttttaatttatttattttatagaatGCGAAATTTGAGTTCACTCAAGAAAGAATTTCTAAGGAAATGGATAAAGGGTCTAAGAAAGTACAACTCACAAAAGAAGAACATGAACTTGTTGGAGAGAAAAAAGGCTATAAAGCTATCTGCAGATTTAGCCATGGCTTCCACCAAAGACAAAACTACCCTTTGGAGAAAAGCCCTATTTGCAAATACTTCAACAAAAATAGATGATGAACAAGACATGTCAACAACCTCATCAACACCACAAAAGAAGGTAATAAGAAAAAATTCGACGAATTCGTACCCTCTTAGAAAAAGGATAACTGGAAGGAGAAAGATCTTGAGAAGAAATCATACAAAGGAAAGAGTCGAGGCAAGTTTTATCGCGATGCGGTTGGTTAAGAAGAGAACAAGGAAGCTGAAGAGTTTGTTACCAGGTGGAAAATTCATGGATGATTCTTGTTTGGTTGATGAAACCCTAGATTATATAGAATCTTTGAAAGCTCAAGTTGAAGTAATGAGGTGTCTTGTTACTTCCTCCGAGCTCTTCATTAATCAaccataaattaaattattatatttatatatgtatcTATATATTACTAGTATattgatattaattaaaaatatttaattttgtttttcttataagaAAATTCCCTCTATTTTACACCCTATCTTTGCAAGCTAGAGGTGATGGAGGAAAGAGGTGGTTCTATACATACATTAAGGCAATGTACAGATCAGGAAAACATATATGTAAGTCAATcatattaagtttttaattatttaattttcatgatgttttttttttggtagataatttaattttcatgatgttgcttggatgttataaatattaattgcACTTTCACATATAATACTTGTGCCTTTTTATGTTTGATtcttctaacttttttttttctttcatcgtGGATTTCATGATTGggtatatttttttcccaagaACTAGACACTTTCTAACCAaattgagaaattgaaaatatatgtcAAGCAAATTGACgatttatttgcataaaaatataaaattcaataaaCCAACTCATTACTCGTGTATGGATGGATACATATGAATTGATGAAGGGAatagagaaacaaaaaaataaaatcaaagtgtCATAtgcgttcaaaaaaaaaaaaaaactatgccATGCATATGGAGTATTGATTATCCAAGCATGTGATGTTTTCTTTAATTAGCTGATTTCAGTTATGAAACTTGATGCAAACTTTGCATTAAATGTGttaatatgaaaaaatttagttttttttttttttttatataatgaaAAAATTTAGTTGACAAGCAAATTCTTCACCATGACCATCAAGGATGAATTAGTTAAAGACATGCTCTTTGGGTGTGTTTAATTTAAAAAcctctttgtttttattttctttttaaagcaAGAACTTATAATATATGTCTCAGTACAAGGTAGAGAAGACGATATGTCGTACTTGCAGAGTTTGAGCTCAGGACCTTCTGGATCTAAGATATATGTCTTTTTAATTACCACTAGATTAAACCCTTGAAGTTGAGGTGTGCACACATGAAAATATCATACATCTACCATTATtagtaaatttaaataaaatattacatatgttctctatttttaatattaaggTAATTTATCTCATTAAGTtgctttttttaaaagatttttaatGAGGGAAAGAGTTTCTCACACCTTGAATTTTGGTTTAACCCTCTTAAGGTTCATTTatgtcttttttgttttttaaatatattttattatggtgttttttaagtgtctttttaaaaatgtcaacataattaatatattttagttatcatatttgtatcatagaaaaatattaaaattattatttttactaaatatgataaatttttaactttgaaccattttttttaaggttcgTATTAGATGGAGACATATTTATCAGGaaatcttagaattgagttgggcctaactcatccttacaaaactggcTCGTAAAGTGATGATTGTTTATTGCTTATAAACACTCATTCAAATTATCTCGCAAcagatgtgagactcttaacagaaaatatatatatatatgttcaaattttaaatatgaGTAAGAGTTTCACAATGTtgaacaaacataaaaaattatataacatatatagAATGCTTAGGTTAAAAAATGTGTTTAATTTTACTGGTATAGTTGCTTAAATTTTGCTCGATAATGATCATTTAGACCCCTCACGATCCCCAACAGCATAAGACTTGGGAATGGTAGAGTGGTGGTTAATAGGCAGAATCACACTTTGGTCAACGAGACAACGACAAGGAGACAACATAGACAAACTGAGTCAATATTTGTGTGAGAAGCAATAATATGATTTGGATATATATTTTTGATACTTCAAATAGAACAACTTTATCACTCAATATCAAAAGTATTATCATCCGTGTAagttgattcaaaaaaaaaaaaaaaaatcatccgtGTAACGTAAGTACGTTTTATATACGTTTCAAGATTTTTTAACATGGTGTTCTGAATGGATAATGAATAAACTCTcaatattaaataaagtttCTTTTTTGGTCGaaagataaattttatttattcaagAAGCTAAAATTAAATAGCCAAACATACATTATTATCTCTCACTTCCCACTAGTTTGGTCATCTAAAATAACTCCAATGcagatttgaaaaattaaaagaagaaaacgAGTACAATAAAAATACACCAACAAAAGCACAAAAGCAAAAACAACTGAAAAGAACAACATAAGATCAACCAACTACACAACAAATATAGATTGAGAGTGTCAAGAAATCAGATTTATAGAAAGGAGGAGGTTTTGGTGGTGGTCGATGCGCCTCAGGAGGAGAGGTGGGTGGTAGCTCTCTACCACCACCGTTGAAGTTGCAAATCACGGGCGGTTGAGACATTTTCACCGTTGAGAGAGGCATAGTCACAAATAATGGAAGAGAGATCCATACAGTGGCGATTATGCCGTCTGGCAAGCCCGGCACATGCCTGagctgcctttttttttttttttgtaataataagaaacaagaaaaaataaaaataaaagaaagaaacgcATTTCGTAAAGGTACCGTACGAAACATATTTAGTCtctaatgtttattttaggtttcaatttggtcccttattttttaaaagtttcaagttggttccttatgttattgatctcaaTATAAGTTGGtcgttttcgttaaattttgagttaattttttataacttttttgttaaattttgagttaatttttctaaaacattCACATAGTACTCTCCTAAGTGGTCTACGTACACAAATTCATTAGAAAAGTCGAcgatttaaactaaaatttaaggaaaatgaccaacttgaaacttttaaaaaataagggaccaaattgaaacctaaaataaacataacagaTCAAATATGCAATTGATTctaatttttaacaacctaaaaccttctcaatctataatctttgtttgatgacttgatggtgttttgaattttaaaatttgttaagttgttttgattgtataaataagtagtttaatataattatatacgtCGATGTGGATTCAGTTTTCATTGTAGTCTCTTATTTAGTTGAGCCTTAATTATATTGGAAACATGACTATACTCTTGCATGTTAtttcttgtttaaaaatttcttccaaaattaaatattgaaaaacagagtttaaatatttctatattcgaAATTTAGGTTGATAAAATTCCCTCCAAAAATTTGCCCAGACTCCCTAACAATCCTGGAGTCGCCACTGGATCCATAGCTTACTTAGGTGAAGAGGACCTAGCCGGTGCTAGAAGGAGACAACCCCTAAAGAGTTTGAGCAATGACTCTTGGCTGCACACTAGGATTTGAGAGACATCGTTTTAGTTATAGGTGGCTACTGGCTAGTGAAGTGAAGTAccatgaataaattttttaaaaacacctcatatatattatttatgttatgaGTGATAACTCTGAAGTTTAGTTGGTTATATGTattatataagtaaaatttaagtcatgttatatttttatattaatttatatcaaaataaaattcaaattttgaatgaatttaaaatgttcaaactaatttattattattgattagaCTAACATGTGTTTATTTAAAAGTTTCAACCGCCAATTtagtaattttaaatttgagaGATTATTTAGGttagatttttcttttcctattGGTCAcatattttttgttcatttactAATTTTGGagtagaagattttttttttttgtattgttaTTACAAAGATAAAATATACTATTGAACTACTATTGCTATTTCTTACCAAAAAAACTACGAATCAATCAACTTCGgccaaaaatatgaaaactaGCCCCTCTTTGAAGTGTCAAAAAAATAGCCCAAAAAATCTCATGtcgaatatatatataagttaattTTGTATATTTGAGTTAGACATAACTCCTCATCAATTCTAAGTATCACACATCACTAAAGATCTGAAAAGCACAAGTGAGTTTTTGTATTTATAGGTTAGGATGTAGTTTCTCGAGAGATTTGCTTCCCAAATTTTCCTACAGTTTTATGTTGCTAATGGTGCTTAGATGTCTTCAAAGATAGAGTATGGGATACTTGAGCTCCATTCTTGATGAGTATTGGGCCTTGAAACTTTTTTGGATCTATTTGGGCCTTAACACATTTTTGGATCTATTTGGGCCTTGAAACTTAATTtcaacatacaaaaaaaaaacttgttctttatatgaagaatttttttttttttttttttggtagtaaaAGAGGGCTAACgcccaaaaagaaaagaactatAGAGTTACATGAAAATTTCTAGGCATGCAAGCCCCAGAAAAGTCATCAAAAAGAAGACTCGAAACCTCATTTGGAGGAGTCTCCATGACATGAATATTAAAAGAATTCAGAGAAAAAATCGGAGTTTGACCACGAAATTTCTCTTtttacgtcaaaaaaaaaattcttttatatttttgctcCATTTTTAAAGAAAGTGACTCTAGTAAATCGGAGTTTGACCACGAAATTTTTACATCGAAGATCTTATCAtacaaaagtgaaaaaaattgtATCCTACACATATAGCCTTTATCATATCTTTCATAATTAGCAAACCAGCCCTTAAGCATTTAATTAACTTATAAAGCATCTAATTAACTTATAAATTATGAAAGGTTGCTTGCACATGAACGTAATGAGCACGCCTTCAAGAAAAAACTCCACTAGTCTTGTATATCCAAAATCTATATATTTTAGGATATGTACTTGTATACTATGCCATAGAAATACTCGTTATCGTCCCCGTTAACTTAACTCAGTTAATAACGATGTTGTATTTCATATGTAGGGGTTAGAGTTCGAAACTTGAAcatcccacttattcaccttaagagtgaaatttttaaCTACTAAACtatctaacaaaaataaataaataaaatactcaTTATCTTACGCGCTCTATTCTGTATGACGAAAAACTACTCTTTATCGTAGTATTATTTAACACAAGTATGCTAATCAAGCATTTGTTATTCTAATGAAAAATGCttaatcataataattataacTTAGCTGCCTTTCATTCATATCAATCATACATAACATGTTGGGTTATAATTCCTCTCAAGCTACTTTTATAACTTTTGATTTTGTTAATTACAAGTGTTAATTGGTGGCCCTGCCTTAATTGGTGTTAATTGGATGTTTTCCATTTTTCGCTTTGAAGTTTACGGGTAAatttttttaggcttaactacacatttggtctcttacgtttattttaggttttaatttggtctcttacgtttaaaaagtatcaatttggtcccttacgtttattttaggtttcaagttagtcctttccgttagttttgtcactaacaccgtttaaacagtacacgtgtcagcatgtcaaagtgccacgtgtcagtccacgtatgcaaattgactgccacatgtgacaaaattgacggaaaggactaacttgaaacctaaaataaacgtaagggaccaaattgatactttttaaacgtaagggaccaaattaaaacctaaaataaacgtaagggaccaaattgatagttaagccatttttttaataagagtagttgtatattttaactaatatttccctaaattttacttttttgttttataatcaTCTGGTTTCTCGGGGAAAGGGGCCCTAGTAGTTTaaagttcggccgcgaggtaagtaatgtctggccaaaaaattgttccacccaggaaTTGAACTCAGGTTCTCCCGAAATTCGTCTTTTTTattgaagctcattaaccacttaaactTAATGACTTGACTTAGTTccctaaattttatttttcattatttctcttttatGATTCGTTTTTTAAAGTTAAATGAAGGACGGTCAACGTAATTAGGATgtctttgtttaatttttttaaccatcacatctatatatataattcctagatagttctcctactatccatcttaaccctaatccacatcactcatttacatccaattaaatcacacaataatgccacatcactt
It contains:
- the LOC123908461 gene encoding transcription factor IBH1-like 1, with translation MRNLSSLKKEFLRKWIKGLRKYNSQKKNMNLLERKKAIKLSADLAMASTKDKTTLWRKALFANTSTKIDDEQDMSTTSSTPQKKVIRKNSTNSYPLRKRITGRRKILRRNHTKERVEASFIAMRLVKKRTRKLKSLLPGGKFMDDSCLVDETLDYIESLKAQVEVMRCLVTSSELFINQP